A single window of Debaryomyces hansenii CBS767 chromosome F complete sequence DNA harbors:
- a CDS encoding DEHA2F04356p (similar to uniprot|P53040 Saccharomyces cerevisiae YGL112C TAF6 Subunit (60 kDa) of TFIID and SAGA complexes involved in transcription initiation of RNA polymerase II and in chromatin modification similar to histone H4 and highly similar to CA5745|CaTAF60 Candida albicans CaTAF60), whose protein sequence is MDPSSKVPLSHTLWSPHDTVKDAAESLGINLPEEAAKNLAMDVEYRIHEILETAIKFMRHSKRKLLMTSDINHALKILNIEPLYGYDNSQPLSFKEALVGAGGQTLYYIDNHEIEFEKLINQELPSVPRQTTFTAHWLAIEGVQPMIPQNPLPSEIKSLPPIIRGATSSILGNDILNSGFSNENSVKDAPNGADAGAKNKKLTEKEVEVKPLVKHVLSKELKLYFDKVVEVLISTDPEKESLKYAAINSLKNDPGLHQLVPYFIQFVAEQITNQLRNIDILSTMLEVISALADNKTIFLDPYVHALMPCILTLLLAKRIGPIIKDNSSNEVLKNQLAVREFAAILLEHIIKVYGSSYSTLKPRVTRTLLRALLDSSKPIGTHYGALLGLKNMGNEVVKLVLIGNLKMWCKLVVDEGDKNDSEKEILLNTTLDILRNLRIDLDKADDMEVDDTGFSDEIKDKLKDRLGDTLADLVLKQPDVKSIVRGLFFGEINI, encoded by the coding sequence ATGGATCCTAGTTCCAAAGTTCCACTTTCACATACTTTGTGGTCGCCTCATGATACCGTCAAAGATGCGGCGGAATCATTAGGTATAAATTTACCCGAGGAGGCAGCTAAAAACCTCGCTATGGATGTTGAATATAGAATACATGAAATCCTTGAAACAGCTATCAAATTTATGAGACATTCGAAAAGAAAGCTTTTAATGACTAGTGACATCAACCATGCCttaaagatattgaatatcGAGCCATTGTATGGATACGACAACTCTCAGCCATTATCGTTTAAAGAAGCTTTAGTAGGAGCTGGAGGCCAAACATTATACTATATAGACAATCATGAAATTGAGTTTgagaaattgattaatcAGGAACTTCCAAGTGTTCCTAGGCAAACCACATTTACTGCTCATTGGCTAGCTATAGAGGGGGTCCAACCTATGATTCCCCAAAATCCACTTCCGTCAGAAATCAAGAGTTTACCACCAATTATTAGGGGCGCAACGTCATCAATATTAGGTAACGATATACTAAACTCGGGCTTCTCTAATGAAAACTCTGTGAAAGATGCCCCTAATGGGGCTGATGCGGGGGCTaagaataagaaattaacaGAAAAGGAGGTGGAAGTTAAGCCGTTAGTCAAGCATGTTTTGTCCAAGGAACTTAAGTTATATTTCGATAAGGTAGTCGAAGTCCTTATATCGACTGATCCCGAAAAAGAAAGCTTGAAGTATGCAGcaataaattctttaaagaATGATCCTGGTTTACATCAACTTGTTCCTTATTTCATACAGTTTGTTGCTGAGCAAATTACAAATCAATTAAGAAATATCGATATTTTGTCTACAATGTTAGAAGTTATTTCTGCACTTGCGGATAATAAGACTATATTTTTGGATCCATACGTACATGCATTGATGCCATGTATAttgacattattattagctaAGAGAATTGGTCCAATAATTAAGGATAATAGTTCTAATGAggttttgaaaaatcaattagCCGTCAGAGAATTTGCTGCAATCTTGCTTGagcatataataaaagTATACGGCTCGTCATATTCAACTCTTAAGCCAAGGGTCACTAGAACTTTATTACGTGCTTTATTAGACTCATCAAAACCTATTGGAACTCACTACGGGGCATTGTTAGGATTAAAAAATATGGGTAATGAAGTTGTAAAATTAGTTTTGATTGGAAACTTGAAGATGTGGTGTAAATTGGTAGTTGATGAGGGTGATAAGAACGACTCTGAGAaggaaatattattaaatactACGTTGGATATTTTGAGGAATTTACGTATTGATCTCGACAAAGCAGATGATATGGAGGTTGATGATACTGGCTTTTCggatgaaattaaagataaattaAAGGATAGACTCGGTGATACGCTAGCAGATTTGGTTCTCAAACAACCTGATGTGAAGTCGATTGTAAGGGGTCTCTTTTTCGGggaaattaatatttga
- a CDS encoding DEHA2F04378p (similar to CA5748|IPF2905 Candida albicans IPF2905 unknown function) — protein sequence MKAFFNSGTSRNSFFKQEQERIESIIKEPLLEYVLQDLPHLQTTKEQQDDIWEMIAIKLNTDQFQSTLTSTDNNNKEVDEIATLNGPYIKDVYIKLMDDFMQRVYSINRYKQIYKAEYTRPPDGGPAPIGYAAFSLPIREILAERTDKLLCELFYLKGYDIEVMAKLSKERFEEQQRNEHKNKSAVANNLNQDQEPHKESSDNTSADDDKEKTHKALEQMKEQSGKSKLDFYEKEFVKKNKKLDQLNNENKRLLELNHELVIELQKLREKS from the coding sequence ATGAAAGCGTTTTTTAATAGTGGTACTTCCAGAAATTCCTTTTTCAAACAGGAACAAGAAAGGATAGAGTCAATAATCAAAGAACCCTTACTTGAATATGTCCTTCAAGATTTGCCTCATTTACAAACAACAAAAGAACAGCAAGACGATATCTGGGAGATGATAGCTATTAAACTAAATACCGATCAGTTTCAATCAACATTGACATCTACAGACAATAACAACAAGGAGGTGGATGAAATTGCCACGCTTAATGGACCGTACATCAAGGACGTATATATCAAGCTAATGGATGATTTCATGCAGCGGGTTTATTCTATAAATCGATATAAGCAAATATATAAGGCTGAATATACTAGACCCCCAGACGGTGGACCGGCTCCAATTGGTTATGCAGCATTCTCTTTGCCCATAAGAGAGATTTTGGCGGAGAGGACAGATAAGCTATTATGtgaattattttatttgaaaggGTATGATATCGAAGTCATGGCTAAGCTAAGCAAGGAAAGATTCGAAGAGCAACAACGAAATGAACATAAGAATAAGCTGGCTGTTGCcaataatttaaatcaagATCAAGAACCACATAAAGAAAGTCTGGATAATACCTCCGCCGATGATGATAAGGAGAAGACTCACAAAGCATTGGAGCAGATGAAGGAGCAACTGGGAAAGCTGAAACTAGATTTTTACGAAAAGGAATTCGTCAAAAAAAACAAGAAACTCGAccaattaaataatgaaaataaacgtttattggaattgaaCCATGAATTGGTAATAGAGTTACAAAAATTAAGAGAAAAGTCTTGA
- a CDS encoding DEHA2F04400p (no similarity) codes for MGSCFSKSDKEPVGSKRSTGNNRFSRNEQKLGGNTESDTAGNGNQIINEKYKNNTNRNVQGSNTRSHGKTLGGEETNEKNPNTKEAAAKAAELRYNKQRQSLKESQDKLKTMSKKSKLEKGLQS; via the coding sequence ATGGGATCttgtttttcaaaatcGGATAAGGAGCCAGTTGGTAGTAAGCGTTCAACAGGCAATAATAGGTTCTCTCGTAATGAACAAAAGTTAGGAGGTAATACTGAGTCGGATACAGCTGGAAACGGGaaccaaataataaacgaaaaatataaaaataacACTAATAGAAATGTACAAGGGTCAAATACTCGGAGTCATGGCAAAACATTAGGTGGAGAGGAAACTAATGAAAAGAACCCCAATACCAAAGAAGCAGCAGCAAAGGCTGCTGAATTGAGATACAACAAACAAAGACAACTGTTGAAAGAAAGTCAAGATAAGTTGAAGACCATGTCAAAGAAGTCGAAACTAGAAAAGGGCTTACAGAGTTAA
- a CDS encoding DEHA2F04422p (some similarities with uniprot|P38330 Saccharomyces cerevisiae YBR238c and similar to CA5749|IPF2908 Candida albicans IPF2908 unknown function), with protein sequence MFRLLSANTQQTLRPAILSKVRSNKANISLPSSSIQVNPPSPAQYNLTCQFTRHNSSASSQKTKSSKVDAFVNKAQRDPVLREALDSEANSKLNYFKEQLSLAFQYRSAKDRDSQRAFVATVDNLFKAFEDESLRSSYSSRDLYSYTQILNFSVYHNRTNRLSSSRNRDSDQYQNENLHDEVLIKSAVLNLSETIISGEFNKILNANILSYLFYSMKQFQLYPEMLNLWENGVNDGETGKLFLNEKILAVILPIAYEQKRFSYEEILHIYELNTKELSTVQHELLCSIGKIAIGSGDYSRGLDSLEALLQLYESKQQSTQHVLASLGELHLNFIGSCKDIKISKHFFDKVVQYDLPYYVCLKVPYIQSLLQNCFELNESLDNIIYFWKSTITHYSNEKNSAGLNSRYSILNNTFFTIFFKIYPTLNAESFNKLREVIALYAEIKPVDEVFLNTIIGNYSWGDKNVLEQLIENYSIYNVKRTPVSYRICLKKTGELPQYTNEDILIKWNDSLQHLDQNGFNYIPIADWAALRDATILSNSGSDRKDFYLAVANQYKDYIQDQRSCIRFVKYWLKKREHLKSFSTLTFGSDADFSNEVDIVVPQFRHLKPNINYQKISSKIIGK encoded by the coding sequence ATGTTTAGATTACTTTCTGCTAATACACAGCAGACGCTTAGGCCTGCTATTTTACTGAAAGTTAGAAGCAATAAAGCTAATATAAGTCTCCCATCGAGTAGCATACAAGTGAATCCACCATCTCCGGCACAATATAATCTAACATGTCAATTTACGAGACACAATTCCAGTGCTTCGAGCCAGAAGACTAAGAGTTCAAAGGTAGATGCTTTTGTTAACAAGGCACAAAGAGATCCAGTATTACGTGAAGCACTCGATAGTGAAGCGAATTCAAAGTTGAACTATTTCAAAGAACAGCTTTCATTGGCATTCCAATATAGAAGCGCTAAAGATCGTGATAGTCAAAGAGCGTTTGTGGCGACTGTGGATAACCTTTTCAAGGCGTTCGAAGACGAGAGCTTGCGTTCGTCTTATTCTTCTAGAGATTTGTACAGCTATAcccaaattttgaatttttcagtttaTCACAATAGAACCAATAGGTTGTCTAGTTCAAGAAACAGAGATAGTGACCAGTACCAAAACGAGAACTTACATGATGAGGTGTTGATTAAGTCTGCGGTCTTGAACTTGAGTGAAACCATTATCAGTGGCGAATTCAACAAGATTTTGaatgcaaatattttgctGTATTTGTTTTACTCCATGAAACAATTCCAATTGTATCCAGAAATGCTTAACTTATGGGAAAACGGTGTTAATGATGGCGAAACTGggaaattatttttgaacgAAAAGATATTGGCTGTTATCTTGCCAATTGCTTATGAACAAAAGAGATTCTcatatgaagaaattttacaTATCTATGAATTGAATACTAAGGAGCTCTCAACGGTACAACACGAATTGTTATGTTCTATCGGAAAAATTGCTATTGGATCTGGTGACTACTCTCGTGGATTGGATTCATTGGAAGCTTTATTGCAATTATACGAATCAAAACAACAAAGTACGCAACATGTATTAGCCTCCTTAGGTGAATTACACTTGAACTTTATTGGATCGTGCAAAGATATAAAAATTTCGAAACACTTTTTTGATAAAGTTGTTCAGTATGACTTGCCATATTACGTTTGTTTGAAGGTTCCTTATATCCAATCGTTGTTACAAAATTGTTTTGAGCTTAATGAATCGcttgataatataatcTATTTCTGGAAGTCTACTATCACCCATTACAGCAATGAAAAGAACTCGGCAGGATTAAATTCCCGTTATTCTATTTTAAACAATACTTTTTTCACgatatttttcaagatttacCCAACCTTGAATGCCGAATCGTTCAACAAATTGAGAGAAGTTATTGCTTTGTATGCGGAAATTAAGCCAGTTGATGAAGTCTTCTTGAATACTATCATTGGCAATTATTCTTGGGGTGACAAGAATGTTTTGGAACAATTAATCGAAAATTATTCGATCTATAATGTCAAACGTACTCCTGTCTCTTATCGTATTTGTTTGAAAAAGACTGGTGAATTACCCCAATATACTAATGAAGATATCTTAATTAAGTGGAATGATTCGTTGCAGCATTTAGACCAAAATGGATTCAACTATATTCCTATTGCAGATTGGGCAGCATTGCGTGATGCCACGATATTATCGAATAGCGGATCTGACAGAAAGGATTTCTATTTGGCTGTGGCCAATCAATATAAAGATTATATTCAAGACCAAAGATCTTGTATAAGGTTTGTCAAATATTGGTTGAAAAAGAGGGAACATTTAAAATCGTTCTCTACGCTAACGTTTGGTTCAGACGCAGACTTTTCAAATGAAGTAGATATTGTTGTACCCCAATTTCGCCATTTGAAGCCTAACATTAATTaccaaaaaatttcatcgaAAATTATCGGAAAATAG
- a CDS encoding DEHA2F04444p (similar to uniprot|Q9C258 Neurospora crassa NCU03784.1), whose product MPSRSSGWNRSGNATETSTLLPVHKSTKIDSEIASEDEKVAEKRPKLGTFEGVFLPTALNELSILMFLRFGFIIGQMGIMGTFLLLIMSYTIDILTVMSISAISTNGTVKGGGAYYMISRSLGPEFGGAIGVIFCIGQILNASLNVVGLIEPILVNFGEHNGDILQILPVGYFWQALYCSIVLACCTGVALVGAKLVSKTAFYLFIILSLSTLSIPVSALFVKPFNPLPPPHQNLAYTGFSWSTVKQNLWPHFTSGAAGSVLAPGEKESFKNLFGIFFPSTAGIFAGASMSGELANPSKSIPQGTLKGSLLTFIFYSLVIASLGSTISRDLFYQDIKVIQTVNMHKVVVLLGEISTSLFSAIMGIVGAATMLSAIADDKIIPGLSAFTVSKMPARERKLGESLSVLATWCVAQTFLFADINQIATFITMAFLMTFIVTNLACFLLRVGSAPNFRPSFKYFSSRTALTGCLTSIFAMFIVDGISASLIIVFLMLLIIIIHYLTPPSKFGDISQLLIYHQVRKYLLRLKLQMSVKYWRPQILLLCDDPRTSWNLIGFCNHLKKGGLYILGHVVVLNDEAKAENNESEFGINSYKEIQKQRHAWSKLRDMSNIKAFVQIALGPTLPWGVRNVYLGSGLGGMRPNITVLGFYDFVKHGVELPFLSSFKDKNKITELPTDECRKERKVSIGQWVQIVEDLIIMQATVAVAANFGTLNLPQPDVKRHHFWSQPKTSNSDTRKYIDLYPIQMSSINHLENGKSVLSTNFDTYTLILQLGAILATVPEWKYSLYTLRVIVFVENQSEVNDEKKRVSELLSTLRIEAEVKIICLDDGSLDSYNLLVKGYARTSGNKKVFDRLDRTLKNDQWWKNLCNARRILKELEKQKVRKQFKKNLSTQSDVDEALKNITSLDLNHPSSRAVPSNYPSSNNGFKNNRRYTISNLQDKGLSLSFNMKTQQHDFFAFEDSSTSDSSDSERDDGSTSIKNHFGTTTLDNYPSRFSNTDDNQSPSNKNLQDMDEHAQLKTLARLKEYDDSKLGRNEASTDRLSIMSSRSNLMPNFSSVKFPKAKFDDDDHEVDGDNPSIRFVIDDDSDSDDEKEKEDAKEEATEVAKRNRFTKVTTSADRERGISHGSRLEQKGKKGSKKSDIINALKSKGILEEPPKSSPFMTNDDDIIRRMNSPEFLSVENEGENDTEKIPSGGLSSLPNSALSGFEEGSGVHSTSESGPQSAESHEGKGLTQKQLQDALKSLSFNDLPAKGQHLILNELMRINSPLDQTDVIFSTLPAPLIGTHLDEEESFIYTHNVAIWADGLPPLLLINSQTVTVTTAL is encoded by the coding sequence ATGCCCAGTCGGAGTCTGGGATGGAACAGATCTGGAAATGCTACGGAAACATCAACATTGTTACCGGTACATAAAAGTACAAAGATAGATCTGGAGATAGCATCGGAAGATGAAAAGGTTGCTGAAAAGAGGCCCAAATTAGGGACGTTCGAAGGGGTATTCCTACCAACAGCTTTGAATGAGCTTTCCATTTTGATGTTCTTGagatttggatttattaTCGGACAAATGGGTATTATGGGAACATTCTTGCTATTAATTATGTCATACACGATAGACATTCTTACGGTTATGTCGATCAGCGCAATTTCTACGAATGGTACGGTCAAAGGAGGAGGTGCGTATTATATGATATCCCGGTCTTTGGGGCCCGAATTTGGCGGTGCAATTGGAGTAATCTTTTGTATCGGCCAAATTTTAAATGCATCTTTAAATGTTGTGGGTCTCATAGAACCTATTTTAGTCAACTTTGGCGAGCATAATGGTGATATTCTCCAAATATTACCAGTTGGATATTTTTGGCAGGCACTTTACTGTTCAATAGTACTAGCCTGCTGCACTGGGGTGGCACTAGTCGGTGCTAAACTAGTATCTAAAACTGCATTTTACTTGTTCATTATCTTATCGTTGAGCACGTTATCGATCCCAGTATCAGCTCTTTTTGTGAAGCCATTTAATCCTTTACCTCCCCCACACCAAAATCTAGCATACACTGGATTTTCTTGGTCGACTGTTAAGCAAAATTTGTGGCCGCACTTTACAAGTGGAGCTGCTGGTTCAGTCTTAGCACCTGGAGAGAAGgaatcattcaaaaatttatttggaatttttttcCCTTCGACTGCAGGTATATTTGCAGGCGCTTCAATGTCGGGTGAGCTTGCCAACCCATCAAAGTCAATTCCGCAAGGAACTTTGAAAGGGCTGTTACTTACGTTTATCTTTTATTCTTTGGTTATAGCTAGTTTGGGCTCTACTATATCAAGAGATCTTTTTTATCAGGATATCAAAGTGATTCAAACTGTTAACATGCATAAGGTAGTTGTGCTATTAGGGGAAATATCTACGTCTCTATTTTCTGCAATCATGGGGATAGTGGGTGCTGCTACCATGCTATCTGCTATAGCTGATGATAAGATCATTCCAGGTTTGTCGGCATTTACTGTATCGAAAATGCCTGCGAGGGAGAGGAAACTAGGTGAATCTTTAAGTGTTTTAGCAACGTGGTGTGTCGCCCaaacatttttatttgctGATATCAATCAAATTGCTACATTTATTACTATGGCATTTTTGATGACATTTATTGTCACAAATTTGGCTTGCTTTTTATTACGAGTTGGCTCTGCACCAAATTTTAGACCTTcgtttaaatatttcagcTCTAGAACAGCCCTTACAGGCTGCTTAACATCGATATTTGCTATGTTCATTGTTGATGGAATTTCTGCCTCCCTAATTATAGTGTTTTTGATGcttttaattattataattcaCTACCTTACACCACCCCTGAAGTTTGGTGACATATCTCAATTActaatttatcatcaagTAAGGAAATATTTGTTACGATTAAAATTACAGATGAGTGTTAAATACTGGAGACCTCAGATTCTCTTATTATGCGATGACCCTAGAACATCATGGAATTTAATTGGTTTTTGcaatcatttgaagaaagGAGGTTTATATATCTTGGGGCATGTGGTTGTCCTTAACGACGAAGCTAAGGCAGAAAACAATGAGCTGGAATTTGGTATCAACTCATataaagaaattcaaaaacagAGACATGCTTGGCTGAAGCTTCGTGATATGTCAAATATCAAGGCATTTGTCCAGATTGCATTAGGACCAACATTGCCATGGGGTGTTCGAAATGTCTATCTAGGATCGGGACTTGGTGGTATGAGACCAAATATCACAGTTTTGGGATTTTATGATTTTGTAAAGCATGGCGTTGAATTACCATTTCTATCTTCCTTCAAggataaaaataaaataaccGAGCTACCTACTGATGAATGCAGAAAGGAAAGGAAAGTGTCTATTGGGCAATGGGTTCAAATTGTAGAAGATCTTATTATAATGCAAGCTACAGTTGCTGTTGCAGCCAACTTTGGCACTTTAAATTTACCCCAACCTGATGTCAAACGTCATCACTTTTGGTCTCAGCCAAAGACTTCAAATTCTGATACAAGGAAATACATTGATTTATATCCTATCCAAATGTCATCTATTAACCATCTTGAAAATGGGAAATCTGTTCtttcaaccaattttgATACTTATACtttaattttgcaattggGAGCAATTTTGGCAACTGTTCCCGAGTGGAAATATAGCTTGTATACACTAAGAGTTATTgtttttgttgaaaatcaaTCAGAAGTGAATGATGAGAAGAAAAGAGTAAGTGAATTGTTATCTACGTTGAGAATTGAAGCTGAGGTTAAGATTATATGTCTTGACGATGGCTCTTTAGATTCATATAATTTGCTAGTGAAAGGCTATGCAAGAACGTCAGGTAATAAGAAAGTATTTGATAGACTTGATAGGACTTTAAAGAATGACCAATGGTGGAAAAACCTATGTAATGCTAGACGTATACTAAAGGAATTGGAGAAACAGAAAGTACGGAAACAATTTAAGAAGAATCTCTCAACGCAATCAGACGTGGATGAAGCGTTGAAGAACATCACTTCATTGGACTTGAATCACCCTTCATCTCGTGCAGTACCTTCTAACTATCCAAGTTCAAATAATGGGTTCAAAAATAACAGAAGGTATACAATTTCTAACTTACAGGATAAGGGACTTTCCTTATCATTCAATATGAAAACTCAGCAACACGACTTCTTTGCATTTGAAGACTCATCAACTAGTGATTCAAGTGACAGTGAAAGAGATGACGGTTCTACTAGTATTAAGAACCATTTTGGAACTACCACACTTGATAACTACCCTTCCCGTTTTTCGAATACTGATGATAATCAATCACCATCGAATAAGAATCTTCAAGATATGGATGAGCATGCTCAATTAAAAACATTAGCAAGATTGAAGGAATACGATGATCTGAAATTAGGGAGAAATGAAGCTTCTACAGATCGATTATCGATAATGTCATCTAGGTCTAATTTAATGCCGAATTTCCTGTCGGTTAAATTTCCAAAAGCAAAGtttgacgatgatgatCATGAAGTAGATGGAGATAATCCTTCTATAAGATTCGTGATTGACGATGATAGCGACAGCGAcgatgaaaaagaaaaggaagatgcaaaagaagaagccaCAGAAGTGGCTAAAAGAAATAGGTTCACAAAGGTAACCACTAGCGCTGATAGAGAGAGAGGTATCAGCCATGGCTCAAGACTTGAACAAAAAGGAAAGAAGGGAAGTAAAAAATCCGATATCATTAATGCTTTGAAATCTAAAGGCATATTAGAAGAGCCTCCGAAGTCGTCGCCTTTTATGacaaatgatgatgatattattCGTCGTATGAATAGTCCAGAATTTCTAAgtgttgaaaatgaaggaGAGAATGATACGGAAAAAATTCCATCTGGAGGATTATCTTCTTTACCAAACAGTGCTTTATCTGGGTTTGAAGAAGGAAGTGGAGTTCACTCAACTAGCGAGTCGGGCCCTCAGAGTGCAGAATCTCATGAAGGGAAAGGTCTCACTCAAAAACAATTGCAAGACGCGCTTAAAAGTCTATCGTTTAATGATTTACCTGCTAAAGGGCAGCATCttattttgaatgaattgatGAGAATTAACTCTCCATTAGATCAAACCGACGTTATTTTTTCCACCTTACCAGCCCCATTGATTGGCACACATctagatgaagaagaatcctTTATCTACACCCATAACGTAGCTATATGGGCTGATGGTTTGCCCCCTCTTTTACTTATTAACTCTCAAACGGTTACTGTAACCACTGCATTATGA